Within Quercus lobata isolate SW786 chromosome 5, ValleyOak3.0 Primary Assembly, whole genome shotgun sequence, the genomic segment CTTATTTCATTATTGTTTTGTcataaattaaacatataaaaaatgaaatgaattaCGATTCATGTGTATGATGCGTAAAAACTGTTTATCTATATAGTGACAGTcattgaaagaagaaaatattggCTTAATATTTTACCTTTTTCCTTATTTAACTAAGTTTCAAAACAAGTGTTTCTTATGTTCTTGTTGATCATAATTGTTTTGCTTGTAATGTAAGattgttttggtattttcttatatatatatatatataaaaaggcttgttttggtatttgaaataaaaacaataaataaaacaatacaCTATAATCGCAAACATAAGAATGTTAAATTACTccacctttttattttccaatcccttaaaagtcaaaataatCTGGTCAATTGATCATTCAAATTGTGACATGGGTAGTTTTGCATATTTGAGTTCAAATAACCTATTAGGCCAAAAATATATACTAACTACACCTTTTTATTTGCCAatctcttaaaatttaaatggtcATTCATTTACTATCCAaagaaacaacttttttttttttttttgttcatcttGTGGTATATTCGTAAAACATGGAGCTCTCTTGTGCTTTATTTGGGAATTTACCTTTCACAATCGCTCTATGTGTTTCCACTAACTCTAATGAAATTTTAGGATTTGGAAGGTGCAAACATCACCTATTGGGATGTTTTATGGATATTTGTGAAGATGTTATGTAGATTCCGATTATATAGGGGATCTTGATTGTAGAAGGTTCATGATAGGctatgtgtttatgtttattggTGGCCCAATCAGCTGGAAATCTACTCTACATGATACAATTGCTCTATCCACTGCAAAGGCAGAATATATGGCAGTAACAAAGGCAACAAAGGAACTAGTTTTGCAAACCACAAACATTTGTATCTCCTTACTTTTATAGTGAAACTTTCTCTATCATTGCCTGTGGATGTAGGCAGTTTGTTGAACTACATAACTGCTGGGgttctttgtgtgtgtatatgcctattatttattgttattaatttgAATCTTGGGGTGCTATTTCAACAACAATTTGTGTagatattattttgtttgttcgCTACTTTACCACTTGGCTTCATATGAATGCATGCTACCTTTGTCAATCGGTGTACAATTTCATCGATTGTCCTTTAATCTCAAAATTCTTCTCACGAAAGATTTAAACATCCAACTACCAACATTTGGAAAGGAATGCTCATGAGGCAGATATAGAGGAGATCATTGATATGGCTAGTAAAGGCTTTCTTGTTGATCAACAGAAGCAAGTCCAAGAAAATTTGTGTCCATGGATGTGATTTTTCTTCCTGATACTGAAAGGATAGGTGAGGAACATGGAATGCCACCACACCAAATAGCTGCTCCTTATTGTAGTGGCATAGGTTTGTTGGCAGGAATAACTAATCTACTGACCGTCCTAGTAAGATTATGTTTGGCCATCTAGAAACCTTTTCCATGTTGCATTATGAACTTGAAGTTGCATAAGTGTGGCTTGAGATGTTCAGTATCTTTGAATATTCTTGTGACTTATCCTTTCTATGTTTGAAGTAGTGGGATTATCTTGCAATGAAGGAATGATCTTTTGATTTGTTCCGTTGATTACCTgatattttttactagtttcctcaaaacaaatttagttatttgaAAAGTTTCAAGTTATTCAAGTAGAGTTCAAGTCAACATCCATTCACTTTTGAACTGAAGTGTCAGCAAAAGAAATCTACAATTGggcattttttgtgtttgttcaCAGGTAGTTCTATACTGGTTGTTAGATTTCTTGAAAAGTTCAATGTTGCAAAGGAGCATTTCCTCCCTCTTTTAAGAACATGGTGACCCACCCACATTTGTaacttaagaataaaaaaaaaaaattcttgcaagatttgatttttttaaaatcatctaGAATATCTTGTTGTGTTATGTGAAGTCTAGTTGTATTTGATTCGGATTATGATCCTACTTGACATAATAGTGCTACGATTTTAATAAGGGATTTTTTGAGACTTAGTTGATGAAAAATTTTTGGCCCATTTttagcccattgtgaatccACTATGTAGGATGAAAGTACTATTGTTTTTTAGATTAAAGTTTGGTTTGTtgatttgagagaaaaaaaaaaaatttgtaatgtcacattttgtattttttcttgaaaatagtAAAATCACTGCAACTTTGTGGACGTAGATAAATTTtcaaaccacgtaaatattatcttgtgtaattgtttttttttttttttggtgactaacatatattttctttctattttttgcatcttacaaatctgaaaatttcgTGTATATTCCCTTCATATCTATAATGTTGATGTCTACTAATTGCTTGCTCTACAATTGTGAAATGCCATAGGTTTCCTTGGTGGCAACATTTCTATGTCTAGTCTCATCTAAcacttttatttgattttttttttctttttgaccttgccattaaattttcaaaccacgtaaatattattttgtgtaattgtttttttttttttttggtgactaacatatattttctttctattttttgcatcttacaaatctgaaaattttgtgtATATTCCCTTCATATCTATAATGTTGATGTCTACTAATTGCTTGCTCTACAATTGTGAAATGCCATAGGTTTCCTTGGTGGCAACATTTCTATGTCTAGTCTCATCTAAcacttttatttgattttttttttctttttgacctTGCCATCTTcaattgctctctctctctctctctctctctatatatatattagccagttgcttatctaaaaaaaaaatggaaataactagaaatacataaaataatagtaacatCTAGTATGACTTAAATATTTGCTTTCATTacttttaattctaaaaattgacACAAGACTTGCTTAAATATAGAGTCTTAGTTTATTTGTAAAGGTATGTTTGGTGGGGTGGTTTTATAGGACAAACAcgttttttaataataataataataataataatttgtaagggtctatttggttgAGTGGTTTTGCAGGACAAacatgtataaatatatatatatatatatatatatatatataatgaaagcGCTAGTAATAGTTTGATAACCAAAGTCatcttgaatatatatatatatatatatatatatataggttaaTAGGTTGCAATTTATgtcaacaatattttcataacaaattataaatggtaagttgttattagttttaatttgaatccataaCTTAAATTACCATTTTTGTTCACTGTAATAGCCAATAACAAactaccacttaaaatttgttgtgagaATATTGTAGATATAGCATTTCTCTAAGTTTATTATATTATACTGCACCTATTATCTAAAGAGAAGTtttacattcataatattttcacaacattttcacaataattccaaagtggtaggttgttatgagtttttaactttttaatttgaattcactaTTTAAATTACGTTTTTGCCTACTAGTAATAGcaaataacaacttgtcatttagaatttattgtgaaagtattgtaaaagtATTATGGACATAATATTTCTCATTATCTAAATGTTTAATTAATAGAATcactttttaatatatttgaccatgattttaaaaattgaggCCTCGTTTGGTACtaatgtttaaataataattttcgttgtttaaacactacaacacatattttcataatattttttcatccacacatatttccacaaaacttaaacaacattTATAGAAGTCTTTTACCAAATAGTCCTTTAGTTTTTAAAAGCACACTTTTTTAAAACCGCTATTTTCTAAAcaaatgcactttttcaaacATCCTACTCAAGCAGATATGTAAACGCACGACTAACAACttgaaaatataacaaaagGAATTGAGGATCTTCATGAAACATCGTTAACATAAATGCAcacattttcatttcaatacAACTTCAGAAGATTTTTTAATCAATACAAGTTATtcttaaaatgataaagtgcAAAAATCACATAAGCAAACACAATAGACtgaaattctataaaattaaaaaaaaaaaaaaaaagcttcagtACACataataatagaaatgaaattattttccaaattaaattcaactttacaaataaaataagatacaTGGAACTTCACTTTTACATAAGCACAATATTTCCAATTACAATTTACCGTTTTACTTTTACACACgcactcttctctctccttcGCGCGATATTTCCAATAAGTGTCTCACTCAGTCTCTCACTCTCTTATTTTCCAACAACTCAATTGTTTCTTGTTTTGTGATTGAAATGCTACGTTTGAAacacttttgttatatgttttaattttgttgatatACACGATTATGTTTGAAATAGTAACCGTTATGGAGTAGATGCTATGGACAAATTAATTAGAGCAATTTTACACTAATAATGATTTCTATATCAAATTACACTTCCTCCTCTTCACGCTTCGACCATCTCCGATCTCTGATCCATGCCGTCGAGTACTGCAAGAAGCACGTCGAGGCCGCCGACCTATTGTATACAGCCTGTGTAAGAAAATGTCATTTAAAATCAAAGCACGTCGAGCTCTGATACAATAGTCTGATATTTTCTCGATACAGAAACAGAGAGACTCGCCGTGTCGTGTCTTGTAGTGCGACGCCGAGTAAGGAAGACAGCAGTGTCAATCCATGAATGTTTTCCTCGTTTTCTTGTTAGTTCATGCTTAGCTGCggtttttgagaaaatttgatcgaaaatgaaaatgggttttagagtttttgttgggtttgttcTTGAGTTGCTGTTgtttcttagaaaaaatttgatagaaaatgaaaatgggtttttttttttttttggttccctATTGTATACAGCCTGTGTACTTGGGCAgtgctttttcctttttgatttttaatgaatttatttacttatcccaaaaaaaaaaaaaaaaagagatgatacaaatattttaattctGCTTGGATGAAGAAATGTGTAATAGGAGATAAAACGAGGTAAACTGCATGATTCTGTTGGTGATGATAGAAAATTCCAGCTATGATGCAGTGAGAGGTGTTAGTGTGGCTTGAATTTTGCCACAAGCCCATAAGGCCCAACCAAGCCCAATCCGGCCATAAAAGTGACCTAATACAAGTTGAAAAAGGAATCCCACTTGACCGACTTTTAtaaagtaacatatatatattgctttattATATATGCGGCTACATGgcagagaaaagaaataggAGTAATTCCAATTAACTTAGTTAGtcacatgagagaaaatagagaaaagagaggcagtcagtttctatttttattttttttgtgagagagtgctagggtgtaattgggatttgggtttcttgagagtgttcttgtgcactattgtatttttcctgataatagtgaaatccttgcaactccgtggacgtaggcaaattgccgaaccacgtaaatattgtcttgtgcgtgtgattattttctttgacgtgtgttttctctatttgttttgtttctcacaggttgggaattttttggttaaattccctacaactggtatcagagcctagggttaggtttgagtgggagcaatggtagaggaagcaggaaaggcgtctggaatagaaaagtttgatggcacagacttcacatattggaggatgcagattgaagattatctctatggaaggaaattgcatctgcctcttttagggacaaaacctgaggctatgaaggctgaggaatgggctcttcttgacagacaggtactaggagttatcaggttaactctgtctaggtctgttgcacacaatgttgtaaaagagaagaccacagcagatctgatgaaggctttgtctggtatgtatgaaaagccgtcagcaaacaataaggtgcacttgatgaagaaactgttcaatctgaagatggcagagaatgcatcagtagcacaacatctgaatgaatttaatactatcacaaatcaattgtcgtctgtagaaattgattttgatgatgagattcgtgctctgatcgtcttggcttctttgccaaacagttgggaggcaatgaggatggcagtaagcaattctacaggaaaagaaaaactcaagtacaatgatatacgagatttagttctggctgaggagattcgcagaagagatgcaggtgaatcctcaggatctggttctgccctaaaccttgagacaagaggcagaggtaataacagaaattcaaatcggggcagatcaaaatccagaaattctaatcggaacaaaagtaaatctagatcaggccaacaagtacaatgctggaattgtgggaaaacaggtcactttaggaatcaatgcaaaagtcctaagaagaagaatgaagatgattctgctaatgctgtaacagaagaggtacatgatgcattacttcttgcagtagacagtccacttgatgattgggtcttggattcaggagcttcgtttcataccactccacaccgagaaatcatacagaattatgttgcaggtgattttggtaaggtgtatttggctgatggttcagccttggatgttgtgggtatgggagatgttcgaatattgttgcccaatgggtctgtttggttactagagaagattcgacatattcctgacctgaggaggaatctgatttctgttggacaacttgatgatgaaggacatgcaatactatttattggtggtacttggaaggttacaaagggagctagggtattggctcgtggaaagaagactagtactctgtacatgacctcaagtccaagagacacaattgcagttgctgatgcaagtattgatacaagcctatggcaccgcagacttggtcatatgagtgagaaagggatgaagatgctgctgtcaaaaggaaaactaccagaattgaagtccattgattttgacatgtgtgaaagttgcatcttaggaaagcagaaaaaggtgagcttcttgaaaactggcaggacaccgaaggctgaaaaattggagttagtacacactgatttgtgggggccttctccggttgcatcccttggaggttcaaggtactacatcactttcattgatgactcaagtagaaaggtatgagtttattttctaaaaaataaatcagatgtatttgaaacctttaagaagtggaaggccatggttgagacagaaacaggtttgaaagtaaaatgtttgaggtcagataatggaggagagtacatagatggagggttcagtgagtattgtgctgcacagggaattaggatggagaagaccattcctgaGACACCACaacagaatggtgtggctgagcgcatgaacagaactctcaatgagcgtgctaggagtatgaggttgcatgctggactaccaaaaactttttgagcTGATTCTAttagcactgcagcttacctgataaaccgaggaccttcagttcccatggagttcagacttcttgaggaggtttggagtggtaaagaggtaaagttttcacacttaaaagtttttggttgtgtttcctatgttcatattgattctgatgctcgtagtaaacttgatgcaaagtctaaaatatgttttttcattggctatggtgatgagaaatttggctataggttttgggatgaacaaaacaggaaaatcatcagaagtagaaatgtgatatttaatgaacaggttatgtacaaggacaggtcaactgtagtgcCAGATGTTACAgggatagatcaaaagaaatctgagtttgtcaacttagatgaattgactgaaggtactgtccagaaaaggggtgaagaagataaggagaatgtaaattcacaggtagatctgagtacacctgtagctgaagttcgcagatcttccaggaacattagacctccacagcgttattcacccactttaaattatctcctgttgactgatggtggtgagccagagtgttatgaagaagccttgcaagatcagaattcaagcaagtgggagttagccatgaaggatgagatggattctttgttggggaatcagacatgggaactgactgaattgccagtaggaaagaaggctttgcacaacaaatgggtatacagaataaagaatgagcatgatggtagcaaacgttacaaggccagattagttgttaaagggttccagcagaaggaaggcattgactacacagagatattttctccagttgtgaagatgtcaacaatcagactagtactgggaatggtggctgcagaaaacttacatcttgagcagttagatgtgaagacagcattccttcatggtgacttggaggaaaacctttacatgattcagccagaagggttcattgctcaaggacaagagaatttagtctgcaaactgagaaagagcttgtatggcctaaaacaagctcctagacagtggtacaagaaatttgacagttttatgcacaGAATTGgtttcaagagatgtgaagctgatcactgttgctatgttaagttttttgacaattcttacatcatgttactgttgtatgtggatgatatgcttattgcagggtctagcattgaggagattaataatctgaagaagcaattatccaaacagtttgcaatgaaggatttgggagctgcaaaacaaatccttggtatgagaatcattagagacaaggctaatggtacattgaaactttcacagtcagagtatgtgaagaaagttcttaGTAGGTTCAatatgaatgaagctaaaccagtgagcacaccattgggtagtcatttcaaactaagcaaagaacaatcaccgaagacagaagaagaaagggaccacatgagtaaggtgccctatgcctcagctattggtagcttgatgtatgctatggtgtgtacaaggccagacattgcacatacagtgggagttgtgagtagattcatgagtaggcctggaaagcagcattgggaggcagtcaagtggattctgagatatctgaagggttcatcagatacatgtctttgcttcacaggtgcaagtttgaaactgcagggttatgtagatgctgattttgctggtgatattgatagtagaaagagtactactgggtttgttttcACTCTGGGcggtacagctatatcatgaGCTTCAAATTTACAGAAGATTATTACTTTGTCTACTagagaagctgagtatgttgcagcaactgaagctggaaaggagatgatttggctacatagtttcttagatgaattgggtaagaagcaggagatgggtattctacacagtgacagtcagagtgcaatctttcttgccaagaattcggcttttcattcaaagtcgaagcacatacagacaaaataccactttatccgttatcttgttgaagataagctggtaatgcttgagaagatttgtggatctaagaacccggcagacatgttgactaagggtgtcactattgagaagttgaagctgtgcgcagcttcaattggtcttctagcttgaggacaggaggatgagttgcagggatgagggattgtgttatggaggattgtggctgatgtttgcagcttgtgagcccttaagggctaaggtgaAGCTAATGGAGGAGTTTGCTCATgaagcttgatcaattcaagccaaggtggagatttgttagTGTGGCTTGAATTTTGCCACAAGCCCATAAGGCCCAACCAAGCCCAATCCGGCCATAAAAGTGACCTAATACAAGTTGAAAAAGGAATCCCACTTGACCGACTTTTAtaaagtaacatatatatattgctttattATATATGCGGCTACATGgcagagaaaagaaataggagtaattccaattaacctagttagcagccacatgagagaaaatagagaaaagagaggcagtcagtttctatttttattttttctgtgagagagtgctagggtgtaattgggatttgggtttcttgagagtgttcttgtgcactattgtattttccctgataatagtgaaatccttgcaactccgtggatgtaggcaaattgccgaaccacgtaaatattgtcttgtgcgtgtgattattttctttgacgtgtgttttctctatttgttttgtttctcacaggttgggaattttttggttaaattccctacaagaGGTTGTCTGGAAGTGGACCTTAAACATTATAAGTGCATCTGATACTATTTATTTCCTATATGAATGCTACTGTGTCAGAGGGCTCTTCACATGGGAAACAATTACCCACAGGACTGAGTGGATGCCATAAGTTGATGCCAGGCTCCACAATTTATGAGGCGTATCTGTGGAGATAAAAAAATAGTAGACTATAATAAGAAACCCTTGAGCTAAATAACAGAAAGGAGTTTAAAACTTGAGAAAAATAGCCTTTCaaatttttgcatatttttcctGTAAACTTATGAGACTTCTGATGTGGGCTAAACTTGacaaatttcaacttttaggtTTTTGCCTTTCTCCTACGGTGGTTGTTGAACCTTTTGTCTTCATACTAATCATGATATATGCGATGAAGCATGTATTGCTAGTTTGCTTATGTGTTTcgtatttaaattaaaatcataattgAGTATTGTTTTAATTACCAGAACAATGATTGCAGCTTTTGAAGCCTGCTTTCACAATTATACGAGATAAAGACTCAAAATGTTTCCTTCCATTGATTCGTGGTACTCATAGCATTAAAGATACACTAACAGCAGCAACTGGAGCGGTGGTCCCTTTTCACCACTCAGTTTTACATGATGGTGGAATAAGCAATTTAGTTTTAGGATATGCTCATTGTGGAATGGTTGCTGCTGCTCGTTGGATTGCAAAGCTTAGCATTCCTTTTCTGCTCAAAGCTCTTGATAAATATCCTGACTACAAAGTTAAGGTACGGGCTGTTagttataatttgatattataaaTCACTATTTAATTGTGCTAATTCTGCTGTTAACTTTTCTTTCTgtcaaacaaattaaaatggcATACTTTTTGACTTCTTTGTGCTCCTTTGCATAAAGAAGCTTTATTTATACTGttttttcttacttatcaaaaaataaaataaaataaaatggcaTCTTGTGGTAGAtcttaatcttttctttttggatggataataaaaggataaaaagcataaattaatttcttgatgttttcctattaaaaatttcatttatttatttattattatttatgtttctgCTTGTATTTCCGTGAATACTACATTCAATATTATCTTTTCTAGTTCAACCTATCCAGGAATCTCGTGTTACCAAGCATCTTATGTTATTGACAGTACCCCACTACCTCTTCCCTGAAGCTTATCTTGTGCAGTTAATCCCTCTCTAATAGCCTGCCACAACATAGTTAGAATGACGAATAAAATCATTCTTCACTATTATTTAAAGCACCTACCATGAGGTTCAAAATATCACTATTATTTACAAAGTTCTGTAAATAAGGCTTATCAAATATCAAAGAAGACTACCGTTGAAAAATATGACCTCAACCTATCTGCATGTTCTCATCTGCCCTTGCCCACATTCACCTCCTCTACAATCTCTGTTACCACCAATAGTCTCTGGCCCTATCCCCCTAACC encodes:
- the LOC115989906 gene encoding lipase A-like, which codes for MDVIFLPDTERIGEEHGMPPHQIAAPYCSGIGFCLSPTVVVEPFVFILIMIYAMKHLLKPAFTIIRDKDSKCFLPLIRGTHSIKDTLTAATGAVVPFHHSVLHDGGISNLVLGYAHCGMVAAARWIAKLSIPFLLKALDKYPDYKVKIVGHSLGGGTAVLLTYILREQKELSSTTCVAFALDMY